The genome window CGCAGCCGTATCGCCTGCGCTTCCCGGAACTGTCGATCGAAGATATCGCCGACGCCGCCGCGCACGTGGTGCGCGCGCTGGGCATCGAGCGGCTGGCCTGCGTGATCGGCAACTCGATGGGCGGCATGACCGCGCTGGCGCTGCTGCGCCGGTATCCAGGGCTGGCGTGCAGCCATATCAATATCTCCGGCAGCGCGCAGGCGTTGCCGTTTTCGATCGCGATCCGCTCGCTGCAGCGCGAGGCGATCCGCCTGGATCCGAACTGGAACGGCGGCGACTACGACGAGGCCACCTACCCGGAGTCGGGCATGCGCATGGCACGCAAGCTCGGCGTCATCACCTACCGTTCGGCGCTGGAATGGGATGGCCGCTTCGGCCGCGTGCGGCTGGATTCGGAGCAGGCCGACGAGGATCCATTCGGCCTGGAATTCCAGGTCGAGAGCTATCTGGAAGGCCATGCGCGGCGCTTCGTGCGCCGCTTCGATCCGAACTGCTATCTGTACCTGAGCCGATCGATGGACTGGTTCGACCTGGCCGAATACGCCGATGGCGACGTGTTCGCCGGGCTGGCGACGATCCGTATCGAGCGTGCGCTGGCGATCGGCGCCAACACCGACATCCTGTTCCCGGTGCAGCAGCAACAGCAGATCGCCGACGGCCTGCGCGCCGGCGGCGCGCAGGCGCAGTTCCTGGGCCTGGACTCGCCGCAGGGACACGATGCGTTCCTGGTCGATTTCGCGCGTTTCGGGCCAGCGGTGCAGGGATTTTTGGATGGGTTGTAGCAAACGGGTTTGTGCCACGTCCGCAATGGCAGGCGGATGATTGCACGCTCCGCTCGTCGCCACTGAAGTCGCTCCCACTAGGATTTCCGGCGACGCGGAGGCGCAAGGCATCTTGTGGGAGTGACGTCAATCCCGACTGCATCCACCTTCAGCCCATGCGCCGCTCCGATCATCGCCGGCAGTACCCGCGATGCTAGGACTCGGCGTGCAGCCGCCCCTGCTGCATGCGATAGCGTGTGTGCACCACGCCGTCGGGCAGCGCGTCGTGGCTGATCAGCAGCAGGCTGCGCTGGCCCAGCGCCTGGGTCAGGTCGCGCAGCAAGGCCTGCGCGGTGTCCACGTCCAGGCCTTCGGTGGGCTCGTCCAGCACCAGCAGCGGTGCGTTGCGCAGCAGCGCGCGGGCCAGGGCCAGGCGCCGCGCCTGGCCGGCGGACATGGTCGCGCC of Xanthomonas translucens pv. cerealis contains these proteins:
- the metX gene encoding homoserine O-acetyltransferase MetX; this encodes MTEFIPPGSRFLALPSPFPMKRGGQLRDARVAYETWGTLATDRSNALLIVTGLSPDAHAAAHADDPSPGWWEAMLGAGKPIDTQRWFVICVNSLGSCKGSTGPASPHPDDAQPYRLRFPELSIEDIADAAAHVVRALGIERLACVIGNSMGGMTALALLRRYPGLACSHINISGSAQALPFSIAIRSLQREAIRLDPNWNGGDYDEATYPESGMRMARKLGVITYRSALEWDGRFGRVRLDSEQADEDPFGLEFQVESYLEGHARRFVRRFDPNCYLYLSRSMDWFDLAEYADGDVFAGLATIRIERALAIGANTDILFPVQQQQQIADGLRAGGAQAQFLGLDSPQGHDAFLVDFARFGPAVQGFLDGL